From a region of the Helicoverpa armigera isolate CAAS_96S chromosome 14, ASM3070526v1, whole genome shotgun sequence genome:
- the LOC110376150 gene encoding adenomatous polyposis coli protein isoform X2 — protein MAGASVALENEVMVDPWSSMDSSNSPLTDSGPSASEDCTPSTSSEPHRGPLDASSPLSPDSRRISNPKDTKTKIAPKHIPPKSLDKARSRELTLELETLEPDLISRRPHFLDEDYQPPSKSNIECRIPKPHFLDHSPSPDEFDERSDITNPNFLDDDVEGDDNNAQKKAGALPKRPQKNQPSTYSSSEDRPHRTSYRSALHYGLESAARSSERDKRASQLYRGTWPGERDVWTGHDSASVRSFSSNGSAEGARPSSNLENKMECVCSLISLLSLSPENNADLSGPLLDMSRSVESCIAMRQAGCIPLLVQLIHSKVPRETRDRAAKALRNIIHTQTDDKAGRREARVWRLLEQVREYCYVLEDLVEMRKEGKEVIEDDATKHPSQSVAALMKLSFDEEHRHVVCQLGGLQALAALVSGDQAAHGSRTDDNTCLTMRKYAGMTLTNLTFGDGNNKSLLCSFKDFMLALVEQLESPNDDMRQVTAAVLRNLSWRADTNSKQVLREVGAVKGLTKAAMTCQKEATLKSVLSALWNLTAHCSMNKVALCSVDGALGFLVDMLSYNSPTKTLAIVENAGGIMRNVSSHIAVREDYRQILRERNCLSVLLQHLKSPSLTVVSNSCGTLWNLSARCPQDQQFLWDHGAVPMLRSLIHSKHKMIAMGSSAALKNLLNSKPGKTHIISLDTTARNMNLPALPTLGARKQKALEQELDQNLAETCDNIEPATSPTTSNREEKNLFTATERQIAMNLERHRMTSSSPLMGTLTSQISLSHSAHLASYLSCSNTLLKGALVTRSNTGSAGNVNRSESKDSVTSTHSDSVFERVMRPGKVPVPTPRNKDLVKSETSSETFKGSSKQHKDNSFLRYPTQPPIPPPRSTTEMRTNYTESGFDVDQDSCDQPIDFSRKYSETKNTESEVEKPKADNKKYSKKDSPTTFGDYQETDLDQPTDYSLRYAEHQSETGSDLSEPPGPSVHEDTIKHFATEGTPYETPAIFSTATSMSDLRVIGKDNKKAATTVKPNPEAMTHSDEKDTCSIEDPPNIDNDRAASTPQPISVSEPIPEKREVFDSKFSSGMISPEKPVNYCDEGTPGYFSRVSSLSSLGEPTEEDCLAKRNAMATINVDPSPPEQSTSSSAKDKEGSKAVTFATEPVSVCTGSEPASARASPPPQRFVEDTPLMFSRSSSLGSLPECSQQDDQGSVVSEVSRLTSGCISPSEIPDSPGASAPLSPRTRAAPAPGSLTAMSTPPQEPCVGSVFEERVSRFVVEHTPAQFSAATSLSSLTIDDEPKLPKQSLKLLPRLTHEEEIDSSPSNNPDDVLQDNRNRDQMRTMRSSNTVPIEPLRGTQTPGEVCKVYFTEDTPAILSKAGSNSNLSALSIDSAPAPQLHEAHDLHDSRDLHEESDLHDSRDLHDAHDTSDSSNLSDAGDLLEECIQKGIAKVVKNKGLTSDVNPYRDEVYRSLPPYLRSSTETVRMSHEFARNVRDSRSGSSSPPPPLPPKLTHAPAPPRPPALDDGRRYESRLPIKNASSTRDRPRTADVANLARNDSLSSLSLDSFGSTDREIFEETVKAGLSSVNPRAKYCTDERTRAHSAEGVADTSRRDRVPRSLDRASMRTRHEPEQANIRSSRARRRRSPTGTAARLERSTSLSSLSNESFGSTDREVFERSVQRGMARRPEARRGRSDDRLEARRRRGALARVGAARALLEEVIARGARRPKTKNVPPPSAGRAPAGGGDNRDTHGSDQHTRSQHARVAGDATRSDHSRVADDVTRSKDHLVPLPCDVTRSNEQLAPRSADTTLSDPERDLDRSNESYADVPDDWSDDGKDHADGGTLTRHSKQNKLEWTDIKFTTKPLDDLPLPDDISKRDTDTWNDNTCPDDVTFPTISGSVHMVSSIRSEVADHNTTLPDLLEKSEVPPTMAFSRPDLTNKLELDREIPQSPIVMIMDTDLDADRLMLDSVPEPSFTSLVDDGEQKFDSILSAAIEKEAARLAAQLKSSHYGMENSVTSLTSLDLDNVKPPSNLGSLLSLSASGQWDETSQMSKKSQKSRKKSLPVALMVKRALSNSMNQGSSEHLDSNPVSFLDNVKPPSEMENIDMESSMISVSSIVSEVAEVRDRTPIVFDFKQPIQDFPMCSTFTNVFHDLDKVNPPSLFDEIAESTLELEPTTAQPMYDDCVSTLNVVTDIPSGSENCTPIPSDMSSVESTPKRQRDPKYLTPKEKRHAAKDRYQTYTITDTVAENDVVLEVEEPFVTWTKSESDRSDEYVTATSEIKSRRKLSAKQRRLEDRARYQTQTVDINTIMPQEPPQKVVDPHLESLKQRLAAKKTMKQKRIEDAERFRTRTLSEDIPPSPTFVTKDANFENVETTTGYDSLSSNELNHQQISDDRQDDDVFSRETDSGNNEDDFELNSTQMQTYTKSFRNYLPVIESPAAVDMCVVYNLKNIEMTASYKRTIQMQCDKNQNPSSSDFASYEGDSNSEDKAHSESDPETSRPKPKIIKPARRDESLDSNDSLEKENDAPKAIRGRKKAMYVSPYRRNVPAAPKKPATPQTKVAPKSAPPKLTNPVKAHTSAKTSKPSVSKTPSANTSPKKSLPKSPTKVQQKPICIPPVATKPLPLERQGTFTKEDSSVPTQDLPVPVPDKKTAVPKAAKAPTPNKNNTSPSRLPQFNRTRPPPAKSSQPKPSTSRVTKKPESTMKNSPSNHSLQSNESGKTITIASRSSRQGSTSSVNSIQSSKTNSKDIESKIASLWKKVEQAKKLPAKAEKKVWIEADKEPPKLIRSSTFEGQPKASVPSAPKQKSAIGIRVSQIPSLRPKTVPSKPAGPVNSAKKTNTRVFTRKPVNGQITS, from the exons TTGGAGAACGAAGTGATGGTAGATCCCTGGAGCAGCATGGACTCCTCGAATTCACCGTTAACTGACTCCGGACCCTCGGCAAGTGAAGACTGCACCCCTTCCACTTCGAGTGAGCCCCATCGCGGGCCTCTAGACGCGTCTTCCCCTCTTTCGCCTGACTCGCGCCGCATATCCAACCCAAAAGACACCAAAACAAAGATTGCCCCCAAACACATTCCTCCAAAATCTTTAGACAAGGCGCGTTCGCGAGAGCTTACCCTTGAACTAGAGACCCTAGAGCCCGATCTTATCTCACGCCGGCCACATTTTCTTGACGAAGATTACCAACCGCCGTCCAAATCGAACATCGAATGCCGAATCCCCAAGCCGCATTTCCTCGACCACTCTCCGTCGCCCGATGAGTTCGATGAACGTAGTGATATCACAAACCCGAACTTCTTAGACGACGATGTCGAAGGCGACGACAATAATGCACAAAAGAAGGCTGGAGCTCTACCAAAGCGACCACAGAAAAACCAGCCTTCAACTTACTCCAGCTCTGAAGATCGGCCGCATAGAACAAGTTACCGAAGCGCTTTACATTATGGATTAGAAAGTGCGGCTCGATCGAGTGAGCGGGACAAAAGGGCTTCCCAACTATACAGGGGGACCTGGCCAGGAGAGCGCGATGTCTGGACAGGTCATGACTCGGCCAGCGTTCGCAGTTTCTCTAGTAACGGTTCCGCAGAGGGAGCGAGACCCTCTTCtaacttagaaaataaaatggaatgCGTTTGTTCCTTAATTTCTCTATTAAGTTTGTCACCAGAAAACAACGCAGATTTGAGCGGACCATTGTTAGATATGAGCCGATCAGTAGAAAGTTGCATCGCTATGCGGCAAGCAGGATGCATCCCATTACTTGTTCAGTTAATACATTCGAAGGTCCCTAGAGAAACTCGAGATCGCGCGGCGAAGGCGCTTCGTAACATAATCCATACACAGACTGATGACAAAGCAGGGAGAAGAGAAGCCAGAGTCTGGAGATTGTTAGAACAAGTCAGAGAGTACTGTTACGTTTTAGAAGATCTTGTAGAAATGAGAAAAGAAGGAAAGGAGGTTATAGAAGATGATGCGACCAAACATCCGAGTCAAAGTGTAGCAGCTCTGATGAAGCTATCATTTGATGAGGAGCATAGACATGTGGTGTGTCAATTGGGAGGATTGCAAGCACTAGCTGCATTAGTAAGCGGTGACCAGGCGGCACACGGCAGCAGAACTGATGACAACACATGTCTGACCATGAGGAAATACGCCGGGATGACATTAACGAACCTCACCTTTGGAGATGGCAACAACAAGTCCTTGCTCTGCTCCTTCAAGGATTTCATGCTGGCTTTGGTTGAGCAGCTGGAGTCGCCGAACGATGACATGCGGCAG gTAACAGCAGCTGTTCTGCGAAATCTTTCCTGGAGAGCAGATACCAACAGCAAGCAAGTGCTGAGAGAAGTAGGCGCCGTCAAAGGTTTGACTAAAGCCGCAATGACGTGTCAAAAGGAAGCCACACTAAAGTCAGTCCTCTCAGCCCTCTGGAACTTGACAGCTCATTGCTCAATGAATAAGGTAGCTTTGTGCTCAGTCGATGGAGCTCTAGGGTTCCTCGTAGACATGCTGAGCTACAACTCCCCAACGAAAACATTAGCTATAGTGGAAAACGCAGGTGGCATCATGAGGAACGTGTCGAGTCATATCGCCGTTCGAGAAGATTACAGGCAAATTCTCCGCGAGAGAAATTGTTTAAGTGTCTTACTGCAACACCTCAAGTCTCCGAGTCTCACTGTTGTCAGCAACTCTTGTGGCACGCTATGGAACCTGTCCGCGCGATGCCCACAAGACCAACAATTCCTATGGGACCACGGCGCGGTGCCGATGCTCAGAAGCCTTATCCACTCAAAGCATAAAATGATAGCGATGGGTTCAAGTGCTGCCCTCAAAAATTTGCTCAATTCCAAGCCGGGTAAGACGCACATAATCTCTTTAGACACGACAGCTAGGAATATGAATCTTCCAGCACTTCCAACATTGGGAGCGAGGAAGCAAAAAGCTCTGGAACAAGAATTGGACCAAAACCTGGCCGAGACATGCGACAATATTGAACCGGCAACATCCCCGACGACAAGTAATCGGGAAGAGAAGAATTTGTTCACAGCCACCGAGAGGCAAATCGCCATGAACTTAGAGCGACACAGGATGACGTCTAGTTCGCCACTAATGGGTACGTTGACTTCCCAAATATCTTTAAGTCACAGCGCACATTTGGCTAGCTACCTGAGCTGCAGTAACACGTTATTAAAGGGTGCTCTCGTCACTCGTTCAAACACAGGCAGTGCGGGTAACGTCAACAGATCAGAGAGTAAGGATTCCGTCACCAGTACTCATTCAGACTCtgtattcgaaagagttatgcGTCCTGGCAAAGTGCCAGTACCTACGCCGCGGAACAAAGACCTAGTGAAGAGTGAAACTTCCAGTGAAACGTTTAAAGGATCCTCGAAGCAACACAAAGATAACTCTTTCCTTCGATACCCAACTCAACCTCCAATTCCTCCTCCTAGAAGTACTACAGAAATGAGAACAAATTACACAGAATCCGGTTTTGACGTCGACCAGGATTCTTGCGACCAACCCATAGACTTCAGTAGGAAATACTCGGAGACTAAAAATACCGAGTCTGAGGTTGAAAAGCCAAAGGCTGACAACAAAAAGTATTCGAAGAAAGACAGTCCCACAACGTTCGGTGATTATCAGGAGACGGATTTAGACCAGCCTACGGACTATTCGTTACGTTACGCTGAACACCAATCGGAGACAGGTTCGGACTTGTCGGAGCCACCTGGTCCCTCCGTCCACGAGGACACTATCAAACATTTCGCAACCGAAGGCACTCCTTACGAAACTCCGGCCATCTTCTCAACAGCTACGTCAATGTCAGATTTGAGGGTTATCGGGAAGGACAATAAGAAAGCCGCGACCACTGTCAAACCGAACCCAGAGGCGATGACGCATTCTGATGAAAAGGATACTTGTTCCATCGAAGACCCGCCGAACATCGACAACGATAGGGCAGCTTCGACGCCTCAACCCATCTCTGTGTCCGAACCGATACCTGAGAAACGAGAAGTTTTTGACAGTAAGTTCAGCTCGGGAATGATAAGTCCTGAAAAGCCGGTGAACTATTGCGATGAGGGCACTCCTGGGTACTTCTCGAGAGTGAGCTCTTTGAGCAGTCTTGGCGAGCCTACTGAAGAGGACTGTTTAGCTAAGAGGAATGCTATGGCCACCATCAACGTGGACCCAAGTCCTCCCGAACAAAGTACCAGCAGTTCTGCTAAGGACAAAGAAG GTTCAAAAGCAGTGACTTTCGCAACGGAACCGGTGTCAGTGTGCACTGGGTCGGAGCCAGCCTCGGCTAGGGCTTCGCCCCCGCCGCAGCGCTTCGTGGAGGACACGCCCCTCATGTTCTCTCGCTCCAGCTCCTTGGGATCGCTCCCTGAGTGCTCGCAGCAAGATGACCAGGGCTCTGTGGTGTCTGAAGTTAG TCGCCTAACATCAGGCTGCATCTCCCCGAGCGAGATCCCCGACTCGCCCGGCGCCTCCGCGCCGCTGTCGCCGCGcacccgcgccgcgcccgccccgGGCTCGCTCACCGCCATGTCCACGCCGCCACAAG AGCCATGCGTAGGCTCGGTGTTTGAAGAGCGGGTGTCCCGGTTTGTGGTGGAACACACTCCTGCGCAGTTTTCGGCTGCCACCAGCCTCTCCAGCTTGACTATTGATGATGAGCCCAAGCTACCCAAG cAATCATTGAAACTATTACCAAGACTAACTCATGAGGAAGAGATCGACTCATCTCCCAGCAATAACCCAGATGACGTATTACAGGACAAtagaaatag agACCAAATGCGGACAATGCGGTCGTCGAACACAGTTCCTATTGAGCCTTTAAGAG gAACTCAAACCCCAGGCGAAGTGTGCAAAGTATACTTCACGGAAGACACCCCCGCCATTTTGTCTAAAGCCGGCAGCAACTCCAACCTGTCTGCTCTGTCCATCGActctgcgcccgcgccgcaatTGCACGAAGCCCACGATTTGCACGACTCACGCGATTTGCACGAAGAAAGTGATTTGCACGACTCGCGCGATTTGCACGACGCCCATGATACGTCCGATAGCTCGAATTTGAGTGATGCGGGTGATTTGTTAGAAGAGTGTATACAGAAGGGTATTGCTAAG gtGGTGAAGAACAAAGGGCTGACCTCTGACGTCAACCCATATAGAGATGAAGTTTAC CGATCCTTGCCGCCATACTTGCGTTCTTCGACGGAGACTGTCAGAATGTCGCATGAGTTCGCCAGGAATGTTCGAGACAG TCGGTCGGGCAGTTCAAGTCCTCCGCCGCCGTTGCCGCCCAAGCTTACCCATGCGCCCGCGCCTCCAAGACCACCCGCGCTAGATGACG gCCGGAGATATGAAAGTCGTCTGCCCATCAAAAATGCCAGCAGTACACGTGATCGACCACGAACTGCCGACGTCGCCAACCTCGCTAGAAACGACTCCTTATCTTCCCTCAGCCTCGATTCCTTCGGCTCTACTGACCGCGAGATATTCGAGGAAACAGTCAAAGCTGGCCTCTCCAGCGTCAATCCTAGAGCTAAGTACTGCACAGATGAACGTACTAGAGCCCACTCAGCTGAAGGAGTTGCCGATACTTCGCGAAGGGACCGAGTACCACGGTCCTTAGATCGTGCCTCTATGAGAACAAGGCATGAACCCGAACAGGCTAACATTCGCAGCAGTCGAGCAAGACGGCGACGGTCACCGACTGGTACCGCAGCAAGGTTAGAACGTAGTACGTCATTATCGTCGCTTAGTAACGAGTCGTTTGGTTCTACCGATCGTGAGGTGTTTGAGCGTAGTGTGCAGCGAGGTATGGCGCGACGGCCTGAGGCGCGGCGCGGACGGTCGGACGACCGACTCGAGGCGCGGCGCAGACGAGGTGCCTTAGCCCGGGTAGGAGCTGCCAGAGCGCTGCTAGAGGAGGTGATAGCACGTGGCGCGCGCCGCCCCAAGACAAAAAACGTGCCCCCGCCGTCTGCGGGGCGCGCGCCCGCAGGCGGGGGGGACAACCGCGACACACATGGCTCTGACCAACACACGCGTAGCCAGCACGCGCGCGTAGCCGGCGACGCCACGCGTAGCGACCACTCGCGCGTAGCAGATGACGTCACGCGTAGCAAGGACCACCTCGTCCCGCTCCCGTGTGACGTCACGCGTAGCAATGAGCAGCTCGCGCCGCGCTCGGCCGACACTACTCTGTCAGACCCCGAGCGCGACCTCGACCGCTCCAACGAGTCCTACGCAGATGTTCCCGACGACTGGAGCGATGACGGCAAAGACCACGCAGACGGCGGCACTCTCACTCGACactccaaacaaaacaaactcgaGTGGACTGATATCAAGTTCACCACCAAACCACTGGACGATCTACCGCTACCAGACGACATCTCTAAACGTGACACTGACACGTGGAATGATAACACGTGCCCTGATGACGTCACCTTCCCCACCATCAGCGGTTCCGTTCACATGGTATCTTCTATAAGAAGCGAGGTAGCCGACCATAACACAACGTTACCCGACTTGCTAGAAAAAAGCGAGGTACCACCCACCATGGCGTTCTCGAGGCCAGATTTAACCAACAAACTGGAGTTGGACAGAGAAATACCTCAGTCTCCAATTGTCATGATAATGGATACCGATCTAGATGCTGATCGGCTGATGTTGGATAGTGTACCTGAACCCAGTTTCACGTCCCTTGTTGATGACGGTGAACAGAAGTTTGACTCCATTTTATCAGCTGCTATAGAGAAAGAAGCGGCAAGATTAGCTGCTCAACTGAAAAGTTCCCACTACGGTATGGAGAACAGTGTGACGTCACTCACTTCTTTAGACCTTGACAACGTCAAACCGCCGTCAAACCTCGGCAGCTTGCTGTCTCTCAGTGCGTCAGGCCAATGGGACGAAACTTCTCAAATGTCAAAGAAATCGCAAAAGAGTAGGAAGAAATCACTCCCTGTAGCCTTGATGGTGAAACGAGCGCTCAGTAACTCGATGAACCAGGGCAGTTCGGAACATTTGGACAGCAATCCCGTCAGTTTCCTCGACAACGTGAAGCCTCCATCAGAAATGGAGAATATTGACATGGAGAGCAGCATGATCTCCGTCTCCAGCATAGTTTCGGAAGTCGCGGAAGTCAGGGACCGTACTCCAATAGTCTTCGACTTCAAACAGCCGATACAAGACTTCCCCATGTGCAGTACTTTCACTAACGTCTTCCATGACTTAGACAAGGTTAACCCGCCATCTTTGTTCGATGAAATTGCTGAATCTACCTTAGAACTTGAACCCACGACCGCACAGCCTATGTATGACGATTGCGTGTCCACTTTGAACGTAGTCACTGATATTCCTTCAGGATCTGAAAACTGTACGCCCATACCTTCAGATATGAGCAGTGTGGAATCTACGCCGAAGAGACAGAGAGATCCCAAATACTTGACTCCTAAAGAAAAGAGGCATGCAGCTAAGGACAGATATCAAACCTACACTATAACTGATACAGTCGCCGAGAACGACGTTGTACTGGAAGTTGAAGAACCATTCGTTACATGGACCAAATCCGAGAGCGATAGATCCGATGAGTACGTCACCGCAACTTCCGAAATAAAGTCCAGAAGGAAACTAAGCGCCAAACAGAGGAGATTGGAAGACAGAGCTAGGTACCAAACTCAAACTGTTGACATTAACACTATAATGCCGCAAGAACCGCCGCAGAAAGTTGTAGACCCACACTTAGAGAGTTTGAAACAGCGGCTCGCGGCCAAAAAGACCATGAAACAAAAGCGAATAGAGGACGCTGAACGTTTCAGAACAAGGACGTTAAGCGAAGACATTCCTCCGTCCCCCACTTTCGTAACCAAAGACGCGAACTTTGAAAATGTTGAAACGACAACTGGTTACGACAGCTTGTCATCCAATGAACTGAACCACCAACAGATATCGGATGACAGACAGGATGACGACGTGTTCTCACGAGAAACTGACAGCGGGAACAATGAGGATGACTTCGAACTCAACTCCACACAAATGCAAACTTACACGAAGAGCTTCAGAAACTACTTACCTGTTATCGAAAGTCCTGCAGCGGTTGACATGTGTGTCGTGTACaatcttaaaaatatagaaatgacCGCGTCATATAAACGCACGATACAAATGCAGTGTGATAAAAATCAGAACCCAAGTAGCAGTGACTTCGCGAGCTATGAGGGAGATAGTAATTCTGAAGATAAAGCTCATTCGGAGTCAGACCCGGAGACCTCCCGGCCTAAGCCGAAAATTATTAAACCCGCTCGACGCGACGAAAGTCTTGACTCCAACGATTCCCTTGAAAAGGAGAATGATGCTCCTAAAGCTATTAGAGGCAGAAAGAAGGCCATGTATGTGTCTCCATACAGGCGAAATGTACCCGCGGCTCCTAAAAAGCCCGCGACTCCGCAAACTAAAGTAGCACCTAAGAGTGCCCCTCCAAAACTCACAAACCCCGTCAAAGCCCACACAAGTGCCAAAACGTCTAAGCCTTCCGTATCCAAGACTCCAAGTGCAAACACTTCCCCTAAAAAGTCTCTTCCTAAATCCCCCACTAAGGTGCAACAGAAGCCAATATGTATTCCCCCTGTTGCCACCAAACCGTTACCTCTAGAACGACAAGGAACGTTCACGAAGGAGGACAGTTCTGTGCCCACTCAGGACTTGCCAGTGCCAGTCCCAGACAAAAAGACTGCAGTTCCCAAGGCAGCTAAGGCACCTACGCCGAATAAAAACAACACGTCTCCTTCACGACTTCCGCAGTTCAATCGTACGCGACCACCCCCAGCTAAATCTAGCCAACCCAAACCTTCCACGTCTAGGGTCACAAAGAAACCAGAATCCACCATGAAGAACTCGCCTTCAAACCACAGCTTGCAGAGCAACGAGAGTGGAAAGACCATCACCATAGCTTCGAGGAGCTCTCGACAAGGCAGCACTTCCAGTGTCAATTCCATACAGTCTTCTAAAACGAATTCCAAAGACATAGAAAGCAAAATAGCTAGCTTGTGGAAGAAAGTAGAACAGGCGAAGAAATTGCCCGCTAAAGCTGAGAAAAAGGTTTGGATTGAAGCTGATAAGGAACCTCCCAAACTTATCAGGAGTTCGACCTTCGAGGGGCAGCCGAAGGCTTCTGTACCTTCGGCTCCTAAGCAGAAATCCGCTATAGGTATACGAGTGTCACAAATACCTAGTTTAAGGCCAAAAACTGTACCGAGCAAACCCGCAGGACCAGTGAACAGtgctaaaaaaacaaatactagAGTTTTCACCAGGAAACCTGTGAATGGACAGATAACatcttaa